A single genomic interval of Octopus bimaculoides isolate UCB-OBI-ISO-001 chromosome 22, ASM119413v2, whole genome shotgun sequence harbors:
- the LOC106873806 gene encoding interaptin isoform X2, with product MRCEAYTKIPVDLVHKMIERQEISPQAGYKIIKEFRCKTEEFIQSLNKEFQIAKQEVHREITLRNKAEIEKLHAERRKAIEALQKKQGSREEMIKIQKEYEDKEKDLVIQLELKQEHDMYALNREFDLKKRKGLKDLEEELLNLVREESSLLLEKYEWLKEESERKQAEFQKIIENIATYENAVLEERHQKHQAMFEISNNQEVDYRYLLNKAVANQKGILQKLKQEKIITDNESDQFCTELHQELRRIKDEFSEKRVAKEKELHTELSLEKKRILEDLENKHNREIADLEAKFKQQNDLDELTRIIELKRTKSNQRIELMKTEISLDEKHVHALNELREKISQESIAEYEKALENMIRSMKKPECEDVVDGYVNNYRQDIQNLERKQQEERKEYTIKVNEKLSQKQKESLEQNEEEKESLERMSENRAEVVEELLKIQDSMSDENRKRILDEHEMQKMRFEKSLTLNKLRQQSLLEEKLAMKRKQKIDNLEKQQALEAKSGDTNTECGDANDGMNERSTTTDRDLYTPEIDEINLSSEIEEINKSLLKQREKAKQEQEEKLGETIARLNLEKAKQMCLLEEKARAIDGMNTMLMEDMRVNGDAESQKIIEEHTKKQQKLQQESEEKKKKFDEELTKKLEVRKIQRETTLTEKHEKEIRDVLSKAPNKTAAIIKKVVLMNKHILERERFINQMNVQLKQNIEELSQQSDIKIQTDLQMNEVKLILSLLAMNKIKREEIFKAIKIPVELKNLINEIQNSKNGSELPEERNSVLETKIHDLVVKNTESQKTNDGDNKNVHNARYLYSFILCCFA from the exons ATGAGATGTGAAGCTTACACCAAAATTCCAGTCGATTTGGTTCATAAAATGATAGAGAGACAGGAAATCTCTCCACAAGCTGGATATAAGATTATTAAAGAATTCCGTTGTAAAACTGAAGAATTTATTCAAAGTCTGAATAAAGAATTTCAGATTGCCAAGCAGGAAGTTCATAGAGAAATTACTCTCAGAAATAAG GCAGAGATAGAAAAGCTTCACGCTGAACGAAGGAAAGCAATCGAAGCTCTACAGAAAAAA CAAGGCAGCAGAGAAGAGATGATTAAAATTCAGAAGGAATATGAAGACAAAGAGAAGGATTTAGTGATACAACTGGAATTGAAACAAGAACATGATATGTATGCACTGAACAGG GAATTCGATTTAAAAAAACGAAAAGGACTAAAGGATTTAGAAGAAGAATTGTTGAATTTGGTTCGGGAAGAATCttcattattattggaaaaatacGAATGGTTGAAAGAAGAATCAGAAAGAAAACAAGCAGAATTTCAGAAAATCATAGAAAATATTGCGACATATGAAAATGCAGTTCTTGAGGAAAGACACCAAAAACATCAAGCCATGTTTGAAATTTCT AATAACCAGGAAGTTGATTACAGATATTTACTCAATAAAGCCGTCGCCAACCAAAAGGGAATACTTCAAAAACTGAAACA AGAAAAGATAATTACCGATAATGAAAGCGACCAATTTTGTACGGAGTTGCATCAGGAATTACGAAGAATTAAAGACGAATTCTCGGAGAAGAGAGTTGCGAAAGAGAAAGAATTACACACGGAGCTGTCACTCGAGAAAAAACGCATTCTAGAAGATTTg GAGAATAAACATAATAGAGAAATTGCTGATTTGGAGGCGAAGTTTAAACAACAGAATGATCTGG ATGAACTGACCAGAATAATCGAACTGAAAAGGACAAAATCCAATCAGAGAATTGAATTGATGAAAACAGAAATATCGTTGGATGAGAAACACGTTCACGCATTGAATGAGTTACGTGAGAAAATATCACAGGAAAGCATAGCAGAGTACGAGAAAGCCTTAGAAAATATGATCAGATCAATGAAAAAGCCAG AGTGTGAAGATGTTGTGGATGGCTATGTCAATAATTATAGACAAGACATACAAAATCTGGAGAGAAagcaacaagaagaaagaaaagaatacactATCAAAGTAAAC GAAAAACTGTCTCAGAAGCAAAAAGAATCTTTAGAAcagaatgaagaagagaaagaaagcctAGAGAGGATGAGTGAAAACAGAGCAGAGGTCGTTGA AGAGTTGTTGAAAATCCAAGACAGTATGTCAGATGAAAATCGCAAAAGGATACTGGATGAACATGAAATGCAGAAAATGCGATTCGAGAAAAG CTTAACTCTGAATAAACTACGTCAACAAAGTCTTCTTGAGGAGAAACTCGCaatgaaaaggaaacagaaaatcgATAACCTAGAGAAACAGCAAGCATTGGAAGCAAAA TCAGGTGACACAAATACTGAGTGTGGCGACGCAAATGATGGCATGAATGAACGCTCAACAACCACGGATAGAGACTTGTATACACCTGAGATCGATGAGATCAACTTATCTTCCGAAATTGAAGAG ATCAACAAGAGTCTCCTGAAGCagagagaaaaagcaaaacaagaacaagaggaaaaacTTGGAGAAACTATTGCGAGACTAAATTTGGAGAAGGCGAAACAG ATGTGCTTGCTTGAGGAAAAGGCCCGAGCGATTGATGGTATGAATACTATGTTGATGGAAGACATGCGGGTCAACGGTGATGCTGAATCTCAAAAGATAATTGAGGAACATACCAag aaacaacaaaagctgcaacaagaatctgaagaaaagaaaaagaaatttgacgag GAACTCACGAAGAAACTTGAAGTGAGGAAGATTCAGAGAGAAACAACATTAACTGAAAAACATGAAAAGGAAATTCGAGATGTTTTAAGCAAAGCCCCGAATAAAACAGCAGCAATTATTAAGAAAGTCGTTCTGATGAACAAACATATTTTAGAACGAGAACGTTTCAT AAATCAGATGAATGTTCAATTGAAACAGAATATAGAAGAACTCAGTCAGCAGTCTGATATTAAGATACAAACAGACTTACAGATGAAC GAAGTAAAATTAATCCTTAGTCTCCTTGCAATGAACAAAATCAAACGCGAAGAAATATTCAAAGCGATAAAAATTCCTGTTGAGTTAAAGAATCTCATCAATGAAATCCAGAACTCTAAGAATGGATCTGAACTACCAGAAGAAAG AAATTCGGTTTTAGAGACTAAAATCCATGATCTTGTGGTGAAAAATACAGAATCACAGAAAACAAACGACGGAGATAATAAAAA
- the LOC106873806 gene encoding interaptin isoform X1: MRCEAYTKIPVDLVHKMIERQEISPQAGYKIIKEFRCKTEEFIQSLNKEFQIAKQEVHREITLRNKAEIEKLHAERRKAIEALQKKQGSREEMIKIQKEYEDKEKDLVIQLELKQEHDMYALNREFDLKKRKGLKDLEEELLNLVREESSLLLEKYEWLKEESERKQAEFQKIIENIATYENAVLEERHQKHQAMFEISNNQEVDYRYLLNKAVANQKGILQKLKQEKIITDNESDQFCTELHQELRRIKDEFSEKRVAKEKELHTELSLEKKRILEDLENKHNREIADLEAKFKQQNDLDELTRIIELKRTKSNQRIELMKTEISLDEKHVHALNELREKISQESIAEYEKALENMIRSMKKPECEDVVDGYVNNYRQDIQNLERKQQEERKEYTIKVNEKLSQKQKESLEQNEEEKESLERMSENRAEVVEELLKIQDSMSDENRKRILDEHEMQKMRFEKSLTLNKLRQQSLLEEKLAMKRKQKIDNLEKQQALEAKSGDTNTECGDANDGMNERSTTTDRDLYTPEIDEINLSSEIEEINKSLLKQREKAKQEQEEKLGETIARLNLEKAKQMCLLEEKARAIDGMNTMLMEDMRVNGDAESQKIIEEHTKKQQKLQQESEEKKKKFDEELTKKLEVRKIQRETTLTEKHEKEIRDVLSKAPNKTAAIIKKVVLMNKHILERERFINQMNVQLKQNIEELSQQSDIKIQTDLQMNEVKLILSLLAMNKIKREEIFKAIKIPVELKNLINEIQNSKNGSELPEERNSVLETKIHDLVVKNTESQKTNDGDNKKYFVLPEKLQFERYNFTPLREKNGSNNQNEVKCCWCFLSNKYLSVNSLCFFYTIEVLFLLLLLLLWGFFYHWFSCGYSCCSRCYCC, encoded by the exons ATGAGATGTGAAGCTTACACCAAAATTCCAGTCGATTTGGTTCATAAAATGATAGAGAGACAGGAAATCTCTCCACAAGCTGGATATAAGATTATTAAAGAATTCCGTTGTAAAACTGAAGAATTTATTCAAAGTCTGAATAAAGAATTTCAGATTGCCAAGCAGGAAGTTCATAGAGAAATTACTCTCAGAAATAAG GCAGAGATAGAAAAGCTTCACGCTGAACGAAGGAAAGCAATCGAAGCTCTACAGAAAAAA CAAGGCAGCAGAGAAGAGATGATTAAAATTCAGAAGGAATATGAAGACAAAGAGAAGGATTTAGTGATACAACTGGAATTGAAACAAGAACATGATATGTATGCACTGAACAGG GAATTCGATTTAAAAAAACGAAAAGGACTAAAGGATTTAGAAGAAGAATTGTTGAATTTGGTTCGGGAAGAATCttcattattattggaaaaatacGAATGGTTGAAAGAAGAATCAGAAAGAAAACAAGCAGAATTTCAGAAAATCATAGAAAATATTGCGACATATGAAAATGCAGTTCTTGAGGAAAGACACCAAAAACATCAAGCCATGTTTGAAATTTCT AATAACCAGGAAGTTGATTACAGATATTTACTCAATAAAGCCGTCGCCAACCAAAAGGGAATACTTCAAAAACTGAAACA AGAAAAGATAATTACCGATAATGAAAGCGACCAATTTTGTACGGAGTTGCATCAGGAATTACGAAGAATTAAAGACGAATTCTCGGAGAAGAGAGTTGCGAAAGAGAAAGAATTACACACGGAGCTGTCACTCGAGAAAAAACGCATTCTAGAAGATTTg GAGAATAAACATAATAGAGAAATTGCTGATTTGGAGGCGAAGTTTAAACAACAGAATGATCTGG ATGAACTGACCAGAATAATCGAACTGAAAAGGACAAAATCCAATCAGAGAATTGAATTGATGAAAACAGAAATATCGTTGGATGAGAAACACGTTCACGCATTGAATGAGTTACGTGAGAAAATATCACAGGAAAGCATAGCAGAGTACGAGAAAGCCTTAGAAAATATGATCAGATCAATGAAAAAGCCAG AGTGTGAAGATGTTGTGGATGGCTATGTCAATAATTATAGACAAGACATACAAAATCTGGAGAGAAagcaacaagaagaaagaaaagaatacactATCAAAGTAAAC GAAAAACTGTCTCAGAAGCAAAAAGAATCTTTAGAAcagaatgaagaagagaaagaaagcctAGAGAGGATGAGTGAAAACAGAGCAGAGGTCGTTGA AGAGTTGTTGAAAATCCAAGACAGTATGTCAGATGAAAATCGCAAAAGGATACTGGATGAACATGAAATGCAGAAAATGCGATTCGAGAAAAG CTTAACTCTGAATAAACTACGTCAACAAAGTCTTCTTGAGGAGAAACTCGCaatgaaaaggaaacagaaaatcgATAACCTAGAGAAACAGCAAGCATTGGAAGCAAAA TCAGGTGACACAAATACTGAGTGTGGCGACGCAAATGATGGCATGAATGAACGCTCAACAACCACGGATAGAGACTTGTATACACCTGAGATCGATGAGATCAACTTATCTTCCGAAATTGAAGAG ATCAACAAGAGTCTCCTGAAGCagagagaaaaagcaaaacaagaacaagaggaaaaacTTGGAGAAACTATTGCGAGACTAAATTTGGAGAAGGCGAAACAG ATGTGCTTGCTTGAGGAAAAGGCCCGAGCGATTGATGGTATGAATACTATGTTGATGGAAGACATGCGGGTCAACGGTGATGCTGAATCTCAAAAGATAATTGAGGAACATACCAag aaacaacaaaagctgcaacaagaatctgaagaaaagaaaaagaaatttgacgag GAACTCACGAAGAAACTTGAAGTGAGGAAGATTCAGAGAGAAACAACATTAACTGAAAAACATGAAAAGGAAATTCGAGATGTTTTAAGCAAAGCCCCGAATAAAACAGCAGCAATTATTAAGAAAGTCGTTCTGATGAACAAACATATTTTAGAACGAGAACGTTTCAT AAATCAGATGAATGTTCAATTGAAACAGAATATAGAAGAACTCAGTCAGCAGTCTGATATTAAGATACAAACAGACTTACAGATGAAC GAAGTAAAATTAATCCTTAGTCTCCTTGCAATGAACAAAATCAAACGCGAAGAAATATTCAAAGCGATAAAAATTCCTGTTGAGTTAAAGAATCTCATCAATGAAATCCAGAACTCTAAGAATGGATCTGAACTACCAGAAGAAAG AAATTCGGTTTTAGAGACTAAAATCCATGATCTTGTGGTGAAAAATACAGAATCACAGAAAACAAACGACGGAGATAATAAAAA
- the LOC106873804 gene encoding uncharacterized protein LOC106873804, producing the protein MPRVRIQIEAEFENISTMQIGNVLVENKFRPGLRIISGPNLIPMVNNYQFVWNFSDVQNISMDYTATPDREATDIFFTNFIITEYSANLSNKINTEISLQYCLEMQKHIDRNWLHEFTALIFFLGIFLGLTLLIFIMLLIVIHRQRSITPYSKDYTKHKSLMMTASKWEDKQMDIG; encoded by the exons ATGCCAAGAGTTCGAATTCAAATCGAGGCAGAGTTTGAAAACATTTCTACTATGCAAATCGGGAACGTGCTTGTCGAGAACAAATTCAGACCTGGTCTCAGAATTATCTCTGGACCAAATCTAATTCCAATGGTCAACAACTACCAGTTTGTATGGAACTTCAGCGACGTACAAA ATATCAGTATGGATTATACAGCAACACCTGATAGAGAAGCAACGGATATTTTCTTCACCAATTTCATCATAACCGAATATTCCGCAAATTTATCT aataaaataaatactgaaataagCCTGCAGTATTGCCTGGAAATGCAGAAACACATAGATCGAAAT TGGTTGCATGAATTCACagctttgatattttttcttggaATATTCCTGGGACTAACTTTGCTGATATTCATCATGCTTCTCATTGTAATCCATCGGCAGAGATCTATTACACCTTACTCTAAG GACTACACCAAGCATAAATCACTCATGATGACTGCTTCTAAGTGGGAGGATAAACAAATGGACATAGGGTGA